One Nakamurella alba genomic window, ACTTCGTCGGCGATGCCCGCGACGAGATCCTCTGGGTCACCCCGGGCAGCAGCCGGGCCACCATGTGGCGGTTCGACCAGCCGGGCCGGGTCTACCTGACCGCGCCGATCGACGTGCCCGTCGGCATCAGCACTTTCGCGTCGCTGCCGAGCACCACCGCCGACGTCAAGTCGCGCTCGATGTTCATGGGTGGCGGGACCACACACCCGATCCGCGTGGACACCTACACCTGGCCGCAAGGCGGCGACCTGACCCGCACCGGGCGGTCGTACTCGATCACCGGTGACGTTCGACCGGTGGTCGGCGATCTCGACGGCAACGGGCTCGCCGACATCCTGTTCTACGGTGCCGGCACCCGGACCGACGCCGCCTGGTTCACCACCGGTGCAGGCAGCGGTACCGGGTTCCGGATGCAGCCTGAGCGGATCAACGGCAGCTATGCGGTGGCCACCGGATCGTTCGCCGGCGCCGCCGACGACGTGCTGTTCGACGGCGCGACCGACTACCTGTGGACCTTCGACAGCGCCGGAGCTCACGCCTCGCGTCCGGTCGACCTCGGTCCGATCGCCGACAAGCTGATCCTGCGTGGACCACGCGATGTCGTGCTGCTCTGGGCTCCGGAGGACTCGCTCGAGGTCTGGCAGATCGCGAGCGGTACCCAGTCGATCACCGTGACCGGCAACCTGCCGCTCCCTGCCACCTACCGGCCGATCGTCGGCGGGTTCACCGGTGACGGCAGTGCGTCCTCGGTGTTCTGGTGGGGACCCGGGGCGGCGCCGGAGCGGATCTACATCCCGGACGAGTGCGCCGGCATCGCTGCCGCCGACGGGCCGGACGCCGTCCTGGCCTGCTGATCCACTGAGTCATCGGGCTGAGCGGTGCGGGTCGGAAAGATATGAGGGGGCCTCGAGGCTTCAGGACTCAGCCGCGGGCAGTCACCGTCCGGGCAGTCGGATCCCCGAGAGCCCGAGGACGGTAGCGGCGGCATCCAGGGACGCCTGACGCTCCGCGGCGTACAGCTCGAACGGGTCCCGGATCTCACGGTCGATCGCGGCTGCCATCCATTGCCTGTCGCGCGGAACACCTGCCTCTGCGGCGTCCACGGTTCCTTTTCCGGTGAGGTTCGAGGAGAAGATCCCGGCGGCGGACTGCAGGAGGAAGTCCTCGTAGACGATCGGACGGACGGAGAGGACGCCCGAGCGCACCAGTTCAACGAGGTCACCCATGCCGTCCCGTGCCGCCGGCCCGGCGTGCGCTCCTGTTGTGGCGGTGCCTGTATTGCCGGCAACCGCAGGGCCGGGAGCCACAGCGTCACAAACTGCAGCGTCAGAAACTGCAGCGTCAGAAACTGCAGCGTCGGACGCGGCCGCGCCTGGCGTCGCCGTCACCGTGAAGTACGCGAGGTCCTGCTCGATGAGCCCGAGGTCGGTGTCCGGGAACAGCGCGGCCCACTCGCGGGCGAGGACCGCAGCGCGATCGGCGATGTCGGCCGCTGCCTCCGCGGTGCGCCGCATGGCCGTCTCGTACCGTGCCCGGCCCTCCGGGGTCGGAGCCACGCCGCGGGCCTCCACCTCGCCGAAGCGCACCCGCAGGTGTCCCTGGGTGGTGGTGCCGTCGGCCTCGAGGAACCGTCGGGACTCGTCGAGCGCGCGGAAGGACGTCTGCCGCAGCAGCACGTCCGGGCCGGCCCACATCGGCGGCCCCTGGATCTCGTCGATCATCGTGATGCCACGGTCCGACATCCGGCGGTAGAGCTCGTCGATGTCGAGGACCCGGGGCGTGAGGTGGTTGACGTGGGTCGAACCGACCCCGGCGATGTCCGCCGCGACCGCCGACACCGCCGTCAACTCCGCGTACCAGGCCCGGTCCACAGGCTGGCCGGAGAGCGCGAACGCTCCCGTCGCCAACGCGAGGAACGTGTCGGCATCGGTGTTGTCGAGTCCACCGGCCGCCTCGGCCCGGGCGGCCAGGTCGAGCAGCTCGTCCGGGAACAGCCGGCGGGCGCCGACGAACGTGCGGACGCGGGCGCCCAGGTCGTCGTCGAAGAACCGCCGGTCCTCGGGCACCAGCATGGAGGTGAACATACGGAACGGGTTGCGGGCGAGCTCGGCCGCATCAATCGGCCGGAACGCCGTGGACACCACCGGGATCGGGGTCGGCGCCGCCTCCCGCAGGTCGTAGAAGCCGACCGGGTACATGCCCATGGCGGCGAAGATCGTGGCGACCTGACGCAGCTCGCGCGGATCACCGACCCGGATGGCGCCGTGCCGTTCCGCGGTGACCCGATCGATGCTGCCCAGGCGCTCGGCCGCAGCACCCTGGGCGCCCATGACGTCCCGGTTCACCTCGCCGGTGACCTCGAGCAGCGTGACGTAGGCGGGCACCTCGGTGCCGTACAGGTCGGACAGCCGCCGCGCGAAAGCCGCACGCAGCTGCCAGGTCTCGAGGAAACTCATGGCCGGGCGGTCTCCAGGTCGCGAGTGACACCGAGGCCGGCCGGGAGGCTCGGCGTCGGTCGTCCTGTCAGCGACGGGTATGGGATGCCCCCTGGATGCAGCCGCGGCATCGACAGTGGATGCAGCCGCGGCATCGACAGATCCGTCGACACCGTTCCAGACCTCACTGCCGTTGGATGCCCCACTGCCGTTGGATGCGACTGCCTGATTCCCGATGAGTCGGACACGGGGACCGTCGGTGCCACTGCCGGATACATGCCCGCACTCTGGCCGAATCGACGACCATCCGCCACCCCTGGGTCTTGACCAACCGGTGGTACGACCGACCGGTCCCGCGGTGGCATGAATGTCCCGGAAGCAGAGGGCTCGGATTGCCCAGGTGTCAGACGATCGCCCGCACCAGGTGGGGGTCCGCCCGCGGGAGGGGTGTGGTCCGGTCGCAGGGGAGCGTGGCAGCATCAGGGCCGTGGCCGTGACTCCCGAGCAGCAGCGCCTGCAGGACCTGGCGCGACTTCGTCGGGTCCGCGACCGGATCGACCGGGAGTACGCGCAGCCGCTGGATGTCGAGGCGTTGGCCCGCGGGGTGCACATGTCGGCCGGTCACCTGACCCGCGAGTTCAAGGCCGCGTACGGCGAGCCCCCGTACTCGTACCTGATGACCCGGCGGATCGAGCGGGCCATGGCACTGCTGCGTCGGGGCGACATGAGCGTCACCGACGTCTGCTTCGCGGTCGGCTGTTCCTCGCTGGGCACGTTCAGCAGCCGGTTCACCCAGCTCGTCGGCGAGCCGCCGAGCGTGTACCGCAACCGGGTCGCCGGGATCACCGAGGGCATGCCGGCGTGCGAGGAGAAGAAGGTGACCAGACCGGTCAGGAATCGAGAAGCCCGGGTCGCCGAGCCGCAACTAGCGTGAGCGACATGGACATCACCATCTACTCCAGCTTCCTCCCGCAGACCGATCCGGACGCAGCGCTGGCGTTCTGGCGGGACACCAT contains:
- a CDS encoding helix-turn-helix transcriptional regulator — translated: MAVTPEQQRLQDLARLRRVRDRIDREYAQPLDVEALARGVHMSAGHLTREFKAAYGEPPYSYLMTRRIERAMALLRRGDMSVTDVCFAVGCSSLGTFSSRFTQLVGEPPSVYRNRVAGITEGMPACEEKKVTRPVRNREARVAEPQLA
- a CDS encoding VOC family protein, whose translation is MSFLETWQLRAAFARRLSDLYGTEVPAYVTLLEVTGEVNRDVMGAQGAAAERLGSIDRVTAERHGAIRVGDPRELRQVATIFAAMGMYPVGFYDLREAAPTPIPVVSTAFRPIDAAELARNPFRMFTSMLVPEDRRFFDDDLGARVRTFVGARRLFPDELLDLAARAEAAGGLDNTDADTFLALATGAFALSGQPVDRAWYAELTAVSAVAADIAGVGSTHVNHLTPRVLDIDELYRRMSDRGITMIDEIQGPPMWAGPDVLLRQTSFRALDESRRFLEADGTTTQGHLRVRFGEVEARGVAPTPEGRARYETAMRRTAEAAADIADRAAVLAREWAALFPDTDLGLIEQDLAYFTVTATPGAAASDAAVSDAAVSDAAVCDAVAPGPAVAGNTGTATTGAHAGPAARDGMGDLVELVRSGVLSVRPIVYEDFLLQSAAGIFSSNLTGKGTVDAAEAGVPRDRQWMAAAIDREIRDPFELYAAERQASLDAAATVLGLSGIRLPGR